In Oceanithermus desulfurans, a single window of DNA contains:
- a CDS encoding cytochrome P460 family protein, which yields MKRWTTALAVAAALAAAQPQPTAGELWNWLAGQNFAERWRYVPGEPAGPHQGGPPHGAIQQIFVNDAAFMALAKKRFPLPDGAVIVKENYDANGRLYNLAVMRKVKGYNPEGGDWFWGYFTPEGGVLFEGKPALCIGCHAQKKASDWIFSGQE from the coding sequence ATGAAGCGATGGACGACGGCGCTGGCCGTGGCCGCGGCGCTGGCCGCGGCGCAGCCGCAGCCCACGGCCGGGGAGCTTTGGAACTGGCTCGCGGGCCAGAACTTCGCCGAACGCTGGCGCTACGTTCCCGGCGAGCCTGCGGGCCCGCACCAGGGCGGACCGCCCCACGGCGCGATCCAGCAGATCTTCGTCAACGACGCCGCTTTCATGGCGCTGGCGAAAAAGCGCTTTCCGCTGCCCGACGGGGCGGTGATCGTCAAGGAGAACTACGACGCGAACGGGCGGCTTTACAACCTCGCGGTGATGCGCAAGGTCAAGGGGTACAACCCCGAGGGCGGCGACTGGTTCTGGGGCTACTTCACGCCCGAAGGCGGGGTGCTCTTCGAGGGAAAGCCGGCGCTCTGCATCGGCTGCCACGCCCAGAAGAAAGCCTCGGACTGGATCTTCAGCGGCCAGGAATGA
- a CDS encoding NUDIX hydrolase, translating into MAKPEPVPGAGGLVFNAAGEVLLIRDRMGFWVFPKGHVEKGETLEAAAVREVREEAGVEARVEAALGVTRYTNDRGVTREVHWFRMRGEGPVRLEPGLTGAGFFDPEEAALRLAFAEDAALLRRALGRG; encoded by the coding sequence ATGGCGAAGCCTGAGCCCGTCCCCGGGGCCGGCGGCCTCGTCTTCAACGCCGCGGGCGAGGTGCTGCTGATCCGCGACCGCATGGGGTTCTGGGTCTTCCCCAAGGGGCACGTGGAGAAGGGGGAGACGCTCGAGGCCGCGGCCGTGCGCGAGGTACGGGAGGAGGCCGGGGTCGAGGCCCGGGTGGAGGCCGCCCTGGGCGTGACCCGCTACACCAACGACCGCGGCGTGACGCGCGAGGTTCACTGGTTCCGGATGCGGGGCGAGGGCCCGGTGCGGCTCGAGCCGGGGCTCACCGGGGCGGGCTTCTTCGACCCCGAGGAGGCGGCGCTGCGGCTGGCCTTCGCCGAAGACGCGGCGCTGCTGCGGCGGGCGCTCGGGCGCGGCTAG
- a CDS encoding DUF4129 domain-containing protein → MKALLPVAAVFWLVALEPRLWPGAFAYLLAWLLLARWRGELAWGAPLFALYLFWGLELRPEAFGDLTLRLQLAGRLTSGLLVWAYASALAERRSRWAVVPLLAWALLLRPEAGVVGLGLAAWGYWNFWYSRAQYLERGAAFRVAPRALAAAALATLALAVLAGFSGWTPLALPRAAARAEPAVTLEAPAQPPPGAVAPAARSAPAPAAGARLPAWVETLSRYAAALAAVASFLLLLVLARVVWILLRPADRRPGFAPRMLVLAALVLVSLLFWMAWYGFLYGGEGGGAGAFAPPPAPATAPSAPGGAEPGPAPAPALRWPGRVIGGVLLVGTLALAALIAALAFALRRLLRGRAPAAEESAEGGGATGRRTERQAGRVRAAYRAFLLAVRPWLPRQASETPHEYAHRIAAREPALAEAVWGLTRLYEPVRYGGLADEAEAAAAEAWLRRIEKELEKGEET, encoded by the coding sequence GTGAAGGCCCTGCTCCCGGTCGCCGCCGTCTTCTGGCTCGTCGCGCTCGAGCCGCGTCTCTGGCCCGGGGCGTTCGCCTACCTGCTGGCGTGGCTGCTGCTGGCGCGCTGGCGGGGGGAGCTGGCGTGGGGCGCGCCGCTCTTTGCCCTCTACCTGTTCTGGGGGCTCGAGCTGCGTCCCGAGGCCTTCGGCGACCTGACGCTGCGGCTGCAGCTCGCGGGGCGGCTGACCTCGGGGCTGCTGGTCTGGGCTTACGCCTCCGCGCTGGCGGAGCGCCGCAGCCGCTGGGCGGTGGTCCCGCTCCTGGCCTGGGCGCTGCTGCTGCGGCCCGAGGCGGGGGTGGTGGGCCTGGGGCTGGCGGCCTGGGGCTACTGGAACTTCTGGTACAGCCGCGCCCAGTACCTCGAACGCGGCGCCGCCTTCAGGGTCGCGCCGCGGGCGCTGGCGGCCGCGGCCCTGGCCACCCTGGCGCTGGCGGTGCTGGCGGGCTTTTCCGGGTGGACGCCGCTCGCCCTGCCCCGCGCCGCGGCCCGCGCGGAGCCGGCGGTGACGCTGGAAGCTCCGGCGCAGCCGCCGCCGGGCGCGGTCGCCCCCGCCGCCCGCAGCGCGCCCGCCCCCGCCGCCGGGGCGCGGCTGCCCGCGTGGGTGGAGACGCTGAGCCGCTACGCCGCGGCGCTCGCGGCGGTGGCCTCGTTCCTGCTGCTGCTCGTCCTCGCCCGGGTCGTCTGGATCCTGCTGCGTCCAGCCGACCGGCGCCCTGGGTTCGCGCCGCGGATGCTCGTACTGGCCGCGTTGGTCCTGGTTTCGCTGCTCTTCTGGATGGCCTGGTACGGCTTCCTCTACGGGGGCGAGGGGGGCGGCGCGGGCGCCTTTGCCCCGCCCCCCGCCCCCGCGACGGCGCCGTCCGCGCCCGGGGGCGCGGAGCCGGGGCCGGCCCCGGCTCCGGCGCTTCGCTGGCCGGGCCGGGTGATCGGCGGGGTGCTGCTTGTGGGCACGCTCGCGCTCGCGGCGCTGATCGCGGCGCTCGCCTTCGCGTTGCGGCGGCTCCTGCGGGGCCGCGCGCCCGCGGCGGAGGAGTCGGCGGAGGGCGGCGGAGCGACGGGGCGGCGAACCGAGCGGCAGGCCGGCCGGGTACGCGCCGCCTACCGGGCCTTCCTGCTCGCCGTGCGTCCGTGGCTGCCGCGGCAGGCAAGCGAGACCCCGCACGAGTACGCGCACCGGATCGCCGCCCGCGAGCCGGCGCTGGCGGAGGCGGTCTGGGGGCTGACGCGGCTCTACGAACCGGTGCGTTACGGCGGCCTGGCCGACGAGGCCGAGGCGGCCGCGGCGGAGGCCTGGCTGCGTCGGATCGAGAAGGAGCTGGAGAAAGGGGAGGAAACGTGA
- the napH gene encoding quinol dehydrogenase ferredoxin subunit NapH, whose protein sequence is MKSRLRYVYDHYRFLILRRTLQLGILLLFFGANAWGWSLLVGDLSSSRILNTVPLADPFAVLQLLLAGGALAGQVLVGALIVLVAYALIGRAFCSWVCPVNLITDLAEWVRRRLGFREPPLMYLNRNLRYVVLVMVLVLSLLLSLPVFEFVSPINAAARGVAFGMGMGWALLLAIFLFDLFVVRHGYCGHICPLGAFYSLTTRFRRVRVRHVKDSCTLCGLCFNACPEPHVLGLVGKHDGTVNNPECTNCFRCVEVCDDDALFVSLSGGWSK, encoded by the coding sequence ATGAAATCTAGGCTGCGCTACGTCTACGACCACTACCGCTTCCTCATCCTCCGGCGGACGCTGCAGCTCGGCATCTTGCTGCTCTTCTTCGGCGCCAACGCCTGGGGATGGAGCCTGCTCGTGGGCGACCTGAGCAGCTCGCGCATCCTCAACACCGTGCCGCTCGCCGACCCCTTCGCGGTGCTGCAGCTGCTGCTCGCGGGGGGCGCGCTGGCGGGGCAGGTGCTCGTGGGCGCCCTGATCGTGCTCGTGGCCTACGCGCTGATCGGGCGCGCCTTCTGCTCCTGGGTCTGCCCGGTCAACCTGATTACCGACCTGGCCGAGTGGGTGCGCCGGCGCCTGGGCTTCCGCGAACCGCCGCTGATGTACCTCAACCGCAACCTGCGCTACGTCGTGCTCGTGATGGTGCTGGTGCTGAGCCTGCTGCTCTCGCTGCCCGTCTTCGAGTTCGTGAGCCCCATCAACGCGGCCGCGCGCGGCGTGGCCTTCGGCATGGGCATGGGCTGGGCGCTGCTGCTGGCGATCTTCCTGTTCGATCTTTTCGTGGTGCGCCACGGCTATTGCGGCCACATCTGCCCGCTGGGCGCGTTCTACAGCCTCACCACCCGCTTCCGCAGGGTGCGCGTGCGGCACGTCAAGGACAGCTGCACCCTCTGCGGGCTTTGCTTCAACGCCTGCCCGGAGCCCCACGTTCTGGGACTGGTCGGCAAGCACGACGGCACGGTCAACAACCCCGAGTGCACCAACTGCTTCCGGTGCGTCGAAGTCTGCGACGACGACGCCCTGTTCGTGAGCCTGAGTGGAGGATGGTCGAAATGA
- a CDS encoding chaperone NapD has product MNVSGLVVRVNPERFAQVLEVLEAAPWAEVYTHDGESKLVVVVEAEDTAAEMAVYRTIEGVEGVLSVELAYSYSEELEDARDELEVQDGVPEVLADEVPADKVRYGGDVRTLLKEHLEKLQD; this is encoded by the coding sequence ATGAACGTTTCCGGACTGGTGGTGCGCGTGAACCCGGAGCGGTTCGCGCAGGTGTTGGAGGTGCTCGAGGCCGCTCCCTGGGCCGAGGTCTACACCCACGACGGGGAGAGCAAGCTGGTGGTGGTCGTCGAGGCCGAGGACACCGCCGCCGAGATGGCCGTCTACCGCACCATCGAGGGCGTGGAGGGCGTGCTCTCGGTGGAGCTGGCCTACAGCTACAGCGAAGAGCTGGAAGACGCCCGCGACGAGCTGGAAGTCCAGGACGGGGTGCCCGAGGTGCTCGCGGACGAGGTTCCGGCCGACAAGGTGCGCTACGGCGGCGACGTGCGCACCCTGCTCAAGGAGCACCTGGAGAAGCTGCAGGACTGA
- a CDS encoding 4Fe-4S binding protein: MLARDAQGRPFLDFLRAGCTFCRACLDACPEGVLAEPGRSPLAEVWIETGACLAHQGVVCVACKQACPENAVIFEGMMRPRINEACTGCGLCVPACPVEAVAWSG, from the coding sequence GTGCTCGCGCGCGACGCGCAGGGCCGCCCGTTCCTCGACTTTCTGCGGGCCGGCTGCACCTTCTGCCGCGCCTGTCTGGACGCCTGTCCGGAAGGGGTGCTGGCCGAGCCGGGGCGGTCGCCGCTGGCCGAGGTGTGGATCGAGACCGGCGCCTGCCTGGCGCACCAGGGGGTGGTCTGCGTGGCCTGCAAGCAGGCCTGCCCCGAGAACGCGGTAATCTTTGAAGGGATGATGCGTCCGCGGATCAACGAGGCCTGCACCGGATGCGGGTTGTGCGTGCCCGCCTGCCCCGTGGAGGCGGTGGCGTGGTCCGGGTAG
- a CDS encoding nitrate reductase cytochrome c-type subunit yields the protein MKEMKALVLLLGLFVVAVLGFLVYETTAKKAAPTPPAATTAVEQPASTANAPAEAATPSAESTGAGIRSSDLLTSGSEELPVPTTNAPAPGSAERLPRAYENAPPQIPHSVEGLLPITLSNNACLSCHLPGVAENVGATPIPPTHIQMDLFTASENKKVPVDPARYYCTQCHVPQADVQPPVSNEFQPEFRNPELKNKSNLDQQWNEGVQNGGTQ from the coding sequence ATGAAGGAAATGAAAGCTTTGGTCTTGTTGCTGGGTCTCTTCGTGGTGGCGGTGCTGGGCTTCCTGGTCTACGAGACCACCGCCAAGAAAGCCGCGCCCACGCCGCCCGCGGCCACGACCGCCGTGGAACAGCCGGCTTCCACGGCGAACGCGCCGGCGGAAGCCGCGACCCCGTCCGCCGAATCGACGGGGGCCGGCATTCGCAGCAGCGACCTGCTGACGTCGGGGAGCGAGGAGCTGCCGGTGCCCACCACCAACGCGCCCGCCCCGGGCAGCGCCGAACGTCTGCCGCGCGCCTACGAGAACGCGCCGCCGCAGATTCCGCACTCCGTCGAAGGGCTGCTGCCCATTACCCTGAGCAACAACGCCTGCCTCTCCTGTCACCTGCCCGGCGTCGCGGAGAACGTGGGGGCGACCCCCATTCCGCCCACGCACATCCAGATGGACCTCTTCACCGCCAGCGAGAACAAGAAGGTTCCGGTGGACCCGGCCCGCTACTACTGCACCCAGTGTCACGTGCCCCAGGCCGACGTGCAGCCCCCGGTGTCCAACGAGTTCCAGCCCGAGTTCCGCAACCCCGAGCTGAAGAACAAGTCGAACCTCGACCAGCAGTGGAACGAGGGCGTGCAGAACGGGGGGACCCAGTAG
- a CDS encoding NifB/NifX family molybdenum-iron cluster-binding protein, giving the protein MRIAIAVLPNATDTFPGPYGHAPFFAIYDRKDGAWQRIELRDNPYKALEGGGKPRLMKQLLADCDLWVGAQFGHGPGHGHRHGPGHEPPAHRREVPRGLSVREVLALLEQDA; this is encoded by the coding sequence ATGCGCATTGCGATTGCCGTTCTGCCCAACGCCACCGACACCTTTCCCGGCCCCTACGGCCACGCGCCGTTCTTTGCGATCTACGACCGCAAGGACGGGGCCTGGCAGCGCATCGAACTGCGCGACAACCCCTACAAGGCCCTCGAAGGCGGGGGCAAGCCCCGGCTGATGAAGCAACTCCTCGCCGACTGCGACCTCTGGGTGGGCGCCCAGTTCGGTCACGGACCGGGCCACGGCCACCGCCACGGCCCGGGGCACGAGCCGCCGGCGCACCGTCGCGAGGTGCCCCGGGGGCTGAGCGTGCGCGAGGTGCTGGCGCTGCTCGAGCAGGACGCCTAG
- a CDS encoding AAA family ATPase has protein sequence MIEAWYARVAQNVERVMVGQEEALRLMLAGVLAGGHVLLEDVPGTGKTTLARALAVSLGLGFKRVQFTPDLLPSDLTGVNVWQDGTFRFVPGPVFTQVLLADEINRATPKTQSALLEAMAEGQVTVDGETRPLEAPFFVVATQNPIEMDGTFPLPEAQLDRFLLRLRLGYPAAEEEVRMLERLRARHPIEALEPVSDAAEVRSMQQALAGLRMEPELVRYVVDLVRATRSDPDVALGASPRAALALQRTAMALAALAGRDYVLPDDVKRAAGPVLEHRIIVRPEVRIEGVTAAEVVTRALAAVAVPTEELG, from the coding sequence GTGATCGAAGCCTGGTACGCGCGCGTCGCGCAGAACGTCGAACGGGTGATGGTGGGGCAGGAGGAGGCGCTGCGGCTGATGCTGGCCGGCGTCCTGGCCGGGGGGCACGTGCTGCTCGAGGACGTTCCCGGGACCGGCAAGACCACGCTGGCGCGGGCGCTGGCGGTCAGCCTGGGCCTCGGCTTCAAGCGGGTGCAGTTCACCCCCGACCTGCTGCCCAGCGACCTGACCGGGGTCAACGTCTGGCAGGACGGGACCTTCCGCTTTGTTCCCGGCCCCGTCTTTACCCAGGTGCTGCTCGCCGACGAGATCAACCGCGCCACCCCCAAGACGCAGTCGGCGCTTCTGGAGGCGATGGCCGAGGGCCAGGTGACCGTGGACGGCGAGACCCGCCCGCTCGAGGCCCCTTTCTTCGTCGTCGCCACCCAGAACCCCATCGAGATGGACGGCACCTTCCCGCTCCCCGAGGCCCAGCTCGACCGCTTCCTGCTGCGGCTGCGGCTCGGCTATCCGGCCGCCGAGGAAGAGGTGCGGATGCTCGAACGGCTGCGCGCGCGCCACCCCATCGAGGCGCTGGAGCCCGTTTCCGACGCGGCCGAGGTACGCTCGATGCAGCAGGCGCTGGCCGGGCTGCGGATGGAGCCCGAGCTGGTCCGCTACGTCGTCGACCTGGTGCGCGCGACCCGCAGCGACCCCGACGTCGCCCTGGGGGCGAGCCCGCGGGCGGCGCTGGCGCTGCAGCGCACCGCGATGGCGCTGGCGGCGCTGGCAGGCCGGGACTACGTCCTGCCCGACGACGTCAAGCGGGCCGCGGGTCCGGTGCTCGAGCACCGGATCATCGTGCGCCCCGAGGTGCGCATCGAGGGGGTGACCGCGGCCGAGGTGGTCACGCGGGCCCTCGCCGCTGTGGCCGTTCCCACCGAGGAGCTGGGTTGA
- a CDS encoding DUF58 domain-containing protein has protein sequence MSLALLLLTLAALALWVALPGLAPGRQRVHTARPYGAAGRERPLVLEAEFVLPLPAFWRIEWTPATRLGFRGEQAAGLGWGRVRLRLEAAVEPRRRGEYELPGARLFVRDFLGFYEREVRLEGPRDRLLVYPRIWEQLPPQLALTLLAEGPEAPELGLEDASRYRGTREYRPGDALRRMHWKATARQGHPMVREFAWVRATGVWIYIDVRGGEVYIDHMAELAASLAVRLMDLGLAVGLAWPGFERPPARGLEALRGMLAALARLEPAEAGGAPPLPPPGVNLVVFTQDAPLELIEGALAARARAARVHLLAFPEGFFLRPGEKGRPIWGRTDGMARLQERRGLLHAAGVYVHVFRGDEAVRFSRA, from the coding sequence TTGAGCCTGGCCCTGCTGCTCTTGACGCTCGCCGCCCTGGCGCTCTGGGTGGCGCTGCCCGGCCTGGCCCCGGGCCGGCAGCGGGTGCACACCGCCCGTCCCTACGGCGCGGCCGGCCGGGAGCGCCCGCTCGTGCTGGAGGCGGAGTTCGTCCTGCCCCTGCCGGCGTTCTGGCGGATCGAGTGGACGCCGGCGACGCGGCTGGGTTTCCGCGGGGAGCAGGCCGCGGGCCTCGGCTGGGGGCGGGTGCGGCTGCGCCTCGAGGCCGCCGTCGAGCCGCGGCGCCGCGGCGAGTACGAGCTCCCCGGCGCGCGCCTCTTCGTGCGCGACTTCCTGGGGTTCTACGAACGCGAGGTGCGCCTCGAGGGCCCGCGGGACCGCCTCCTCGTCTACCCGCGCATCTGGGAGCAGCTGCCGCCGCAGCTGGCGCTGACGCTGCTCGCCGAGGGGCCCGAGGCGCCCGAGCTCGGTCTTGAGGACGCGAGCCGCTACCGCGGCACCCGCGAGTACCGCCCCGGCGACGCCCTGCGGCGGATGCACTGGAAGGCGACGGCCCGCCAGGGCCACCCGATGGTGCGCGAGTTCGCCTGGGTGCGGGCCACGGGCGTCTGGATCTACATCGACGTGCGCGGTGGCGAGGTCTACATCGACCACATGGCGGAGCTGGCCGCCAGCCTGGCCGTGCGGCTGATGGACCTGGGCCTCGCCGTGGGCCTGGCCTGGCCGGGGTTCGAGCGCCCCCCTGCGCGCGGCCTCGAGGCCCTGCGGGGGATGCTCGCCGCCCTGGCCCGGCTCGAGCCCGCCGAAGCGGGGGGCGCGCCGCCGCTGCCGCCGCCGGGGGTGAACCTCGTCGTCTTCACCCAGGACGCCCCGCTCGAGCTGATCGAGGGGGCCCTGGCCGCACGTGCGCGGGCCGCGCGGGTGCACCTGCTTGCCTTCCCCGAGGGCTTTTTCCTGCGCCCGGGCGAGAAGGGCCGCCCCATCTGGGGGCGCACCGACGGCATGGCCCGCCTCCAGGAGCGGCGCGGCCTGCTCCACGCCGCGGGCGTCTACGTGCACGTCTTCCGCGGCGACGAAGCGGTGCGCTTTTCACGGGCGTGA
- the napG gene encoding ferredoxin-type protein NapG, producing MSEVDQTRRRMIFRTLQGVTLTAVGGAFWAGFVHENAQAELVLRPPGALAEDDFLATCIRCGLCVADCPYDTLKLGAYGDDVPVGTPFFEPRKVPCYLCEDIPCAAACPTGALDLLSLTDEGGELDVARSRMGVAVVDYNNCIAARGLRCDACVRACPYMGDAIFVDTRRNPRTGKHAMLVPIVDADYCTGCGLCEHACVTEKASIFVLPRDVALGRAGEHYDLPAPNFTPEVPENEI from the coding sequence GTGTCCGAGGTCGACCAAACCCGCCGCCGCATGATCTTCCGCACGCTGCAAGGGGTCACCCTTACCGCGGTGGGCGGAGCGTTCTGGGCGGGTTTCGTGCACGAGAACGCGCAGGCGGAGCTGGTGCTGCGGCCTCCCGGCGCGCTCGCCGAGGACGACTTCCTGGCGACCTGCATCCGTTGCGGCCTCTGCGTGGCCGACTGCCCCTACGACACGCTCAAGCTGGGGGCCTACGGCGACGACGTGCCCGTAGGCACCCCCTTCTTCGAGCCGCGCAAGGTTCCCTGCTACCTGTGCGAGGACATCCCCTGTGCGGCGGCCTGCCCCACGGGGGCGCTCGACCTGCTGAGCCTCACCGACGAGGGGGGCGAGCTCGACGTGGCGCGCTCGCGCATGGGCGTGGCGGTGGTGGACTACAACAACTGCATCGCCGCGCGCGGCCTGCGCTGCGACGCCTGCGTACGCGCCTGCCCTTACATGGGCGACGCGATCTTCGTCGACACCCGCCGCAACCCGCGCACCGGCAAGCACGCCATGCTGGTGCCGATCGTCGACGCCGACTACTGCACCGGCTGCGGGTTGTGCGAGCACGCCTGCGTCACCGAGAAGGCCTCGATCTTCGTGCTGCCGCGCGACGTGGCGCTGGGCCGGGCCGGCGAGCACTACGACCTGCCCGCCCCCAACTTCACGCCGGAGGTGCCCGAGAATGAAATCTAG
- a CDS encoding carbonic anhydrase: protein MTDPTHRPSAGAALARLREGHRRFLQRLRDEAPSAPLALPRSHQPFAAVVGCADARVAPETVFDAPLGELFVVRSAGQMAGAAGVASLEFAVAGLRVPLIVVLGHTQCGALQAAVAGGAGLPEQLGRLVLELRAGLPPDVENADAAAPLQVRRVLDDLQAASPLLAREAAAGRLRLAGAVYDVSNGDLRWL from the coding sequence ATGACCGACCCGACCCACCGCCCCTCCGCGGGCGCTGCCCTCGCCCGTCTGCGTGAAGGGCACCGGCGCTTCCTGCAGCGGCTGCGCGACGAGGCGCCGTCCGCCCCGCTGGCGCTGCCGCGGTCGCACCAGCCCTTCGCCGCGGTGGTGGGCTGCGCCGACGCCCGCGTGGCCCCCGAGACCGTCTTCGACGCGCCCCTCGGCGAGCTCTTCGTGGTTCGCAGCGCCGGCCAGATGGCGGGCGCGGCCGGGGTCGCCAGTCTCGAGTTCGCCGTCGCCGGCCTGAGAGTGCCGTTGATCGTGGTGCTGGGGCACACCCAGTGCGGCGCCCTCCAGGCCGCCGTCGCCGGCGGCGCCGGGCTGCCCGAGCAGCTGGGGCGGCTGGTGCTGGAGCTGCGCGCCGGCCTCCCCCCCGACGTGGAAAACGCCGACGCCGCGGCCCCCCTGCAGGTGCGGCGGGTCCTGGACGACCTCCAGGCCGCCTCCCCGCTGCTGGCGCGGGAAGCCGCAGCCGGCCGGCTGCGGCTGGCGGGCGCCGTCTACGACGTCAGCAACGGCGACCTGCGCTGGCTTTGA
- a CDS encoding DUF1028 domain-containing protein, which produces MPPVSTFSLVARDPETGDLGVAVASKFLAVGAVVPFARAGVGAVATQSYANTSYGPRGLAVLEVGGSPEDAHRIFAASDPGHARRQYGLVAASGAAFSFTGDACHPWAGGRAGANYAAQGNLLTGPEVVDALVEVFLERTDLPFPERLVTALLAADRAGGDQRGRQSAALLVVGEGKGYGGFNDRWIDLRVDDHPDPVPELERLLGIHRLLFNPARNARPLTDEEIRWVQATAARLGLYAGPADGAWGETVEAALKALLGRENLEERYAGGPQLEEEVFAALREAYGEA; this is translated from the coding sequence ATGCCACCCGTCAGCACCTTCTCCCTGGTCGCCCGCGACCCCGAGACCGGCGACCTCGGCGTCGCCGTCGCCAGCAAGTTTCTGGCCGTGGGCGCGGTCGTGCCCTTCGCCCGCGCCGGCGTCGGCGCCGTGGCCACCCAGTCCTACGCCAACACCAGCTACGGCCCCCGGGGCCTCGCGGTGCTCGAGGTCGGGGGGTCGCCCGAAGACGCCCACCGCATCTTCGCGGCCAGCGACCCGGGCCACGCCCGGCGCCAGTACGGCCTCGTCGCCGCCAGCGGGGCCGCGTTCAGCTTCACCGGCGACGCCTGCCACCCTTGGGCGGGCGGGCGCGCGGGCGCGAACTACGCCGCCCAGGGCAACCTGCTTACCGGTCCCGAGGTGGTGGACGCGCTGGTCGAGGTCTTCCTGGAACGCACCGACCTCCCCTTCCCCGAGCGGCTGGTCACCGCCCTGTTGGCCGCCGACCGCGCCGGCGGCGACCAGCGCGGCCGCCAGTCGGCGGCGCTGCTGGTCGTGGGCGAGGGCAAGGGGTACGGCGGCTTCAACGACCGCTGGATCGACCTGCGCGTCGACGACCACCCCGACCCGGTACCCGAGCTGGAGCGGCTGCTTGGCATCCACCGGCTGCTCTTCAACCCTGCGCGGAACGCCCGGCCGCTTACCGACGAGGAGATCCGCTGGGTCCAGGCCACGGCGGCCCGCCTGGGCCTCTACGCCGGACCCGCGGACGGCGCGTGGGGCGAGACCGTCGAAGCGGCGCTCAAGGCCCTGCTGGGACGCGAGAACCTGGAGGAGCGCTACGCGGGCGGGCCCCAGCTCGAAGAAGAGGTGTTCGCCGCGCTGCGCGAGGCCTATGGCGAAGCCTGA
- a CDS encoding sulfite oxidase produces MTGTPNPLRTPRFYLALAAVALAAAILQFRLGQAAPPQLLFAWLSHLLGVPWIFNLVHTLPWGMDAYAKHALLAVSYLIVAGFGAFFALWAAARPWPVRLAAALGLAPAGTGGVLLPLAGAGFFGLAPDNYAYPPRPALLAAAGLAALFALLLDGAPRRATAADEGRRRSLKGLALLAAAAAWPLQLARAAGDLWGRIRGLAPEITPTKDHYQVSKNVVNPKLRADRWRFEIGGLVETPLALTLEDLKALPAVERPSTLICISNPVGGRLVGNSVWTGVRLRDLLERAGVRPEASELVLRAADNYSDSFPLDAALYEETILAYLQNGEPLTADHGYPARLLVPGIYGMKNVKWLTRIELVDEDYRGYWQKRGWSDRAVVRTMSRIDTGVATPTGDGRVAIGGVAFAGRRGIRAVEVSFDDGRSWRAAELKPGSSRITWTLWRYLWKAEPGRYTVTVRAVDGEGRTQDPNPRPPLPDGATGYHRRKVRVV; encoded by the coding sequence ATGACGGGAACCCCGAACCCCCTACGCACGCCGCGTTTCTACCTGGCGCTGGCCGCGGTGGCGCTCGCCGCCGCGATCCTGCAGTTCCGCCTGGGGCAGGCCGCCCCGCCCCAGCTGCTCTTTGCCTGGCTGAGCCACCTCCTGGGCGTGCCCTGGATCTTCAACCTGGTGCACACGCTGCCCTGGGGGATGGACGCCTACGCCAAGCACGCCCTGCTGGCCGTCAGCTACCTGATCGTTGCCGGCTTCGGTGCCTTCTTCGCCCTTTGGGCCGCGGCGCGTCCGTGGCCCGTGCGTCTGGCGGCGGCGCTGGGCCTCGCCCCCGCTGGCACCGGCGGGGTGTTGCTGCCCCTCGCCGGTGCGGGTTTCTTCGGGCTGGCGCCCGACAACTACGCCTACCCGCCGCGGCCCGCGCTGCTGGCGGCAGCGGGCCTCGCGGCACTCTTCGCTCTTCTGCTCGACGGCGCGCCCCGGCGGGCGACAGCCGCCGACGAGGGCCGCCGCCGCAGCCTCAAGGGGCTGGCGCTGCTGGCCGCGGCGGCCGCCTGGCCCCTGCAGCTGGCGCGCGCCGCCGGTGACCTCTGGGGGCGGATCCGCGGCCTCGCCCCCGAGATCACCCCCACGAAGGACCACTACCAGGTCTCCAAGAACGTCGTGAACCCGAAGCTGCGCGCGGACCGCTGGCGCTTCGAGATCGGGGGCCTCGTCGAAACCCCGCTGGCGCTCACCCTCGAGGATCTGAAGGCCCTGCCCGCGGTGGAGCGGCCCAGCACCCTGATCTGCATCTCCAACCCCGTCGGGGGGCGGCTGGTGGGCAACAGCGTCTGGACCGGGGTGCGGCTGCGCGACCTGCTGGAGCGTGCCGGGGTGCGTCCCGAGGCCAGTGAGCTGGTGCTGCGGGCCGCCGACAACTACAGCGACTCCTTCCCCCTCGACGCCGCGCTCTACGAGGAAACGATCCTCGCCTACCTGCAAAACGGCGAGCCGCTCACGGCCGACCACGGCTACCCCGCGCGGCTCTTGGTTCCGGGCATCTACGGCATGAAGAACGTCAAGTGGCTCACCCGGATCGAGCTCGTGGACGAGGACTACCGGGGCTACTGGCAGAAGCGCGGCTGGAGCGACCGCGCCGTGGTGCGCACGATGAGCCGCATCGACACCGGCGTGGCCACGCCCACCGGCGACGGCCGGGTGGCCATCGGCGGCGTCGCCTTCGCGGGGCGGCGTGGCATCCGCGCCGTGGAGGTCTCCTTCGACGATGGCCGCAGCTGGCGGGCCGCGGAGCTGAAGCCCGGCTCCAGCCGCATCACCTGGACGCTGTGGCGCTACCTGTGGAAGGCCGAACCGGGACGCTACACGGTGACCGTGCGCGCCGTCGACGGCGAAGGGCGCACCCAGGACCCGAACCCGAGGCCGCCGCTCCCCGACGGCGCGACGGGCTACCACCGCCGCAAGGTGCGCGTGGTCTGA